caaaacatCAAAAACATAGTAATTAATCAATGACCCAACTAACAGACAATGCATATCATTCCTGAAATCTAACATCTAACTCAACTTATGCGACATCAGCAAATGAACAAAAAAGGAGAAACCCAGAATCTTTACGAATAATGCAAAGGGTAAAAGAAATGACcttcaaaatacatataaacCCCGTCCTTTCGGCGCCATGGTTTCCTCTGCCTCACGATGACAGCTGGCATAACCTTCTTTCTCAAATCAGGCTTCCCCTTTTTCACAGTAGCCATCACCATATCTCCAACACAAGCCGACGGCAGCCGATTGAGCCGGCCCTTAATCCCTTTCACCGATATAATGTAAAGATTCTTAGCTCCTGTGTTGTCGGCGCAGTTCACCGTCGCCGCCACCGGTAAACCCAGTGACATCCGGAACTTGTTCCCCGCCGACCCACCTCGCCCTAACCACAAAACATTAAAccaaatacaaaattaaaaaaaaacaaaattttgacgaaaaagaaagggaaaatggaaggGATGGAGCAATTGAATGTACCTCGCTTCGACATTGTTGTCAAGTTTTTCGAGTCTGGACGAATAACGGTTCTTCTTCGGTGCCCAGgtatatatgcatatatatagaGAGATGCCTGCAGCTGTTGTAGAGCAGggagtaaattagggttttaagggTCTTAGATAGCATTTCACGCTTTTCTTTCCAGGGCTCCGTAAAGCACACCAGAAAGCGTGGTACACAGGTTTGCTAATTGCTATATCAATGAAATTTGGGCTGGAGACCGTTTTGAGCTTCCCTCCTTAAGCCCAAAACCAGATTGGGCTACAACTTCAGTGCTGAGCCCAAAGCTCATGATTTTTTGgtgttgaaacttgaaagaactacttttattctttcttttttgagagAGATGTCACGTATTCTTTTTGTTTGGGTTCCTTTCTCAAAGTGTCACTTGTTCACATAGTTGATTGATAagtgaaaaagggaaaaatgataATTTTTTGAGTGGCTCTTTGAGTTTCTGCTCGTGTTATCTTGATTTCTCATGCttaagaaaaaacaaaattttaaggcCCATCAGGTTCTTAAATCTCAATTCTGAAGCTTTGCATTCtccaactttctttttctttgatgtGTTCGGCATCTATGGAATGGTTTCGGAGGAGGATATCTCTTGAAACGCACTCTTCTGTCCTGCAAGGGTGAAATCCAGTGATTCCTTTGAGATTAGAGTACAAAGATCCAGCAACTTTTGCTTAGGTTTCATGTGCTTCAATAGCATGATGACTAAGGCAACAATGGCGTTAAAATGAATCTGGTTTCATGGGCATATGAATTTGGAAAAAATCCAAGTTGCATAAGTTctgaaacaagaaaattttgagaaaggAAAACCACTACTAACAGGTCATGCATTTAAGggacaaaatgaaaaccagactG
This region of Coffea arabica cultivar ET-39 chromosome 3c, Coffea Arabica ET-39 HiFi, whole genome shotgun sequence genomic DNA includes:
- the LOC113734331 gene encoding large ribosomal subunit protein uL14 is translated as MSKRGRGGSAGNKFRMSLGLPVAATVNCADNTGAKNLYIISVKGIKGRLNRLPSACVGDMVMATVKKGKPDLRKKVMPAVIVRQRKPWRRKDGVYMYFEDNAGVIVNPKGEMKGSAITGPIGKECADLWPRIASAANAIV